From a region of the Paenibacillus lutimineralis genome:
- a CDS encoding FAD-dependent oxidoreductase, which yields MNKESYDFDMIIAGAGVGGISAALAAARLQMKVLLLEQAGEVGGTGVFSSVSLICNFRDSWGGPITSGIHRELFPASYTHYNEKLVPTYDERELKAAYERLLASEPTLTLWTNCKVFQVDTKDGRIVRLHLQGSRTTTVTAKIYLDATADGNLSALAGLEYKLGREGDGRLQSATATFKVSGVDCSRLKEPDIRQWSAIHSLRRELLPYYLDRKAAGLTNNPRQSITCFPYPDGESLLFNSTSVLDVDPTRPETVIRGKEEGVRQAQELFEAIRQHPAFHHAKLEYIAPKLGVREGRRIVGEYELTAEDCLESRRFEDMVAACAYSLDIHSPDGGASRLESIPEPGYYHIPYRSLIPKGCTNLLLSSRCISGTHEAHSSYRIMASVSAIGEAAGTAAALYVFQGLQDVRQVKSPHIRFILQLRGQFVEGEVERIPMPASPVWAEETP from the coding sequence ATGAATAAGGAGTCTTATGATTTTGATATGATCATCGCGGGTGCAGGCGTCGGAGGGATCAGCGCGGCGCTTGCTGCTGCAAGATTGCAGATGAAGGTGCTGCTGCTCGAGCAAGCCGGTGAAGTCGGGGGAACCGGCGTATTCTCAAGCGTGTCCTTAATATGCAACTTCCGGGATTCCTGGGGAGGACCGATTACTAGCGGCATTCACCGGGAGCTGTTCCCCGCCTCATACACGCATTACAATGAGAAGCTCGTTCCAACCTATGATGAGCGGGAGTTGAAGGCTGCATATGAGAGGCTATTGGCCTCCGAACCGACCCTTACGTTATGGACCAACTGCAAGGTGTTCCAAGTGGATACGAAGGACGGACGAATTGTCCGTCTACATCTTCAGGGCAGCCGGACAACAACGGTTACTGCCAAGATCTACCTTGATGCCACTGCCGACGGCAATCTTTCCGCGTTGGCAGGTTTGGAATACAAGCTGGGCAGAGAAGGCGATGGCAGGCTGCAATCCGCCACTGCGACCTTCAAGGTCAGCGGGGTTGACTGCTCCCGGCTGAAGGAGCCTGATATTCGGCAATGGTCAGCCATTCATTCGCTGCGCAGGGAGCTGCTGCCTTATTACCTTGATAGGAAAGCGGCAGGCCTCACCAACAACCCGCGGCAGAGCATCACATGTTTTCCTTATCCAGATGGCGAGTCCCTGCTGTTTAATTCTACTTCGGTGCTGGATGTAGACCCTACCCGCCCAGAGACGGTTATTCGGGGGAAGGAAGAAGGAGTCCGCCAAGCGCAGGAGCTGTTTGAAGCGATCCGGCAGCATCCGGCTTTCCATCATGCCAAGCTGGAATACATCGCCCCCAAGCTGGGAGTCCGGGAGGGGCGGCGAATTGTCGGAGAATACGAATTGACGGCAGAGGACTGTCTTGAGAGCCGGCGCTTTGAGGATATGGTGGCAGCATGCGCCTATTCCCTGGATATTCATAGTCCGGATGGAGGCGCTAGCAGGCTTGAAAGCATTCCGGAGCCGGGCTACTACCATATTCCGTACCGTTCGCTTATCCCCAAGGGCTGCACCAATTTATTACTAAGCTCCCGATGCATCAGCGGCACTCATGAAGCCCACAGTTCATACCGGATCATGGCCTCGGTAAGCGCGATCGGGGAAGCGGCGGGAACGGCAGCTGCGCTCTATGTCTTTCAGGGACTCCAGGATGTCAGGCAGGTGAAGAGCCCTCATATCCGGTTCATCCTGCAGCTTCGGGGGCAATTTGTAGAAGGGGAGGTGGAGCGGATTCCTATGCCGGCAAGCCCTGTATGGGCAGAAGAGACCCCATAA